The following are from one region of the Chloracidobacterium sp. genome:
- a CDS encoding phenylalanine--tRNA ligase subunit beta, whose protein sequence is MNISYNWLKELIDIDLSPEETAAALTRVGLAVEGIHQHKDDFVLDIDLTSNRPDCLSHLGVARELLAGFGKAIGSVESSSDDPADAGAIPFPALLAPEIVNILAPEICHRFTARIVRGVKVGPSPQWLVDRLESLGERSINNIADITNYVMLELGQPMHAFDLDKLTEGRIVVRMARQGESITTLDDVERTLDASMLVICDAEKPVAVAGVMGGSASGITDTTTNVLIEVAYFMRDSVRQTSRKLDLATEASYRFERGVDIDNLVRASDRAVELIRELAGGDVADIVDIFPTRLSAKEVESRDISAAVKRLTGLSVSNDECSHILSSLGIDAVSSSALSAIYRSPSWRHDIAIEEDLVEEIARHFGYENIADELPPAYGAGEYQSNEEQKKRVRNSLAALGCIEAIGYSFIDAANDGLFETVPGLVTPSLDEPYVTLRDSVIEGAVRMRASLLPGLLGAAKLNFNHQNRDITLFELGKAFAAESSAGSLPRERELFGLVMTGSDVGEGRLMPSRELDFFDVKGAVELVLNAVGISNAAFIPTDARHLRRGQAAAVIVGGVEVGSVGRINEEIAGNYKFRQPVYVAEIDLQAILAQKTEPVRYEPLPKYPSVLRDVSLLVRRDQRFASIRSVVESLAIPICQSVGFVDSFQGKGLADNESSLTIRLEYRSDERTLTEAEVNETHASILAALESELGVRPRI, encoded by the coding sequence ATGAACATCAGTTACAACTGGCTCAAGGAGCTTATTGATATAGACCTTTCGCCCGAGGAGACGGCGGCGGCATTGACCCGTGTTGGGTTGGCGGTTGAGGGCATTCACCAGCATAAGGATGATTTCGTGCTCGACATCGACCTGACGTCGAACCGGCCGGACTGCCTGTCGCATCTCGGCGTTGCGCGCGAGCTTTTGGCAGGATTCGGCAAAGCCATAGGCTCGGTCGAAAGCAGTTCCGATGATCCAGCCGATGCCGGCGCTATCCCGTTTCCCGCATTGCTTGCGCCTGAAATAGTAAACATACTCGCACCTGAGATCTGCCACCGATTCACTGCCCGTATCGTCCGCGGCGTCAAGGTCGGACCTTCGCCGCAATGGCTCGTCGATCGCCTTGAGTCTCTCGGCGAGCGGTCGATCAACAACATCGCCGACATAACAAACTATGTAATGCTCGAACTTGGCCAGCCAATGCACGCGTTCGACCTGGACAAACTGACCGAGGGCCGCATCGTCGTTCGCATGGCGCGTCAAGGTGAATCGATCACTACTCTCGATGACGTTGAGCGAACGCTTGACGCGAGTATGTTGGTCATTTGCGACGCCGAAAAACCCGTTGCGGTCGCAGGAGTCATGGGCGGATCGGCGAGCGGCATTACCGATACGACAACCAACGTTCTGATCGAGGTTGCCTACTTCATGCGCGACAGCGTCAGGCAGACATCGCGAAAACTGGATCTTGCGACCGAAGCAAGCTATCGATTCGAACGTGGCGTCGATATCGACAATCTGGTACGGGCGTCAGATCGCGCCGTCGAACTTATACGTGAATTAGCCGGCGGAGACGTTGCGGATATAGTTGACATTTTCCCAACGCGGCTTTCGGCAAAGGAGGTCGAATCACGCGACATCTCAGCGGCGGTAAAACGTCTGACCGGACTCAGCGTTTCTAACGACGAATGTTCTCATATTCTTTCATCGCTCGGCATTGATGCCGTGAGTTCGAGTGCGCTTTCAGCGATCTACCGCTCGCCGTCCTGGCGACATGACATTGCGATCGAAGAAGACCTTGTCGAAGAGATCGCCCGACACTTTGGGTATGAGAACATCGCTGACGAACTGCCGCCCGCATATGGTGCGGGTGAGTACCAAAGCAATGAGGAGCAGAAGAAGCGTGTTCGCAACTCTTTGGCAGCACTCGGCTGCATTGAAGCGATCGGCTACAGTTTCATCGATGCAGCAAACGATGGCCTATTTGAGACAGTTCCAGGCCTCGTCACACCGTCGCTTGATGAGCCATACGTGACCCTTCGCGATTCCGTTATCGAAGGCGCTGTACGGATGCGGGCGTCTCTGCTTCCCGGTCTTCTCGGGGCAGCAAAACTCAATTTCAACCATCAGAACCGCGACATCACTCTTTTTGAGTTAGGCAAAGCCTTTGCAGCCGAGAGTTCCGCCGGCAGCCTGCCGCGAGAGCGCGAACTGTTCGGGCTGGTAATGACGGGCAGCGACGTTGGAGAGGGCCGGCTTATGCCGTCTCGAGAGTTGGATTTTTTCGATGTTAAGGGAGCTGTTGAACTGGTTCTAAATGCGGTCGGTATCTCCAATGCTGCTTTCATTCCCACCGACGCAAGGCATTTGAGACGCGGTCAAGCTGCAGCAGTGATCGTTGGAGGCGTCGAAGTCGGATCTGTTGGACGGATAAACGAGGAGATCGCCGGCAATTACAAGTTTAGACAACCTGTCTATGTTGCGGAGATCGATCTTCAGGCCATTTTGGCGCAGAAAACGGAACCGGTTCGTTATGAGCCTTTACCGAAATATCCTTCGGTCCTACGCGACGTTTCGCTACTGGTGAGGCGCGACCAACGGTTCGCGTCGATCCGTTCGGTTGTTGAGTCTCTCGCGATCCCGATCTGTCAAAGTGTTGGATTTGTCGACTCTTTTCAGGGCAAAGGACTTGCGGATAATGAGAGTTCGCTGACGATCCGATTAGAATACCGCAGTGACGAACGCACTCTGACAGAAGCGGAAGTGAACGAAACTCATGCCTCGATCTTAGCCGCGCTGGAGTCAGAATTGGGCGTTCGACCGCGAATTTAG
- a CDS encoding cell division protein ZapA: METGKPNPESAEQTIRVEIYNQTYSIRSDGDNEYIHRLAEYVDSKMRDIASGTLTVDSLKVAILAALHIADEFHQQKNHQLQIDAQLASRSAECTELLDRVLKHKDVIPQELDTDQSM; encoded by the coding sequence ATGGAAACCGGAAAGCCAAACCCGGAATCGGCCGAGCAGACGATCCGTGTAGAGATCTACAATCAAACGTATAGTATCCGCTCTGACGGTGACAATGAATATATTCATCGCCTCGCCGAATACGTCGACAGCAAAATGCGCGATATAGCCTCCGGAACGTTGACGGTCGATTCTTTGAAGGTTGCGATACTCGCCGCGCTGCACATCGCCGACGAGTTTCATCAGCAGAAAAACCATCAACTTCAGATCGATGCCCAACTGGCTTCGAGAAGCGCGGAATGTACAGAACTTCTTGACCGCGTTTTGAAGCACAAGGATGTGATCCCGCAGGAACTGGACACCGACCAATCGATGTAG
- a CDS encoding LITAF-like zinc ribbon domain-containing protein, translated as MTQCTNCGQANSDNSHFCRFCGQRFAERRQESYDFKPPRPYAWKTDEYQTLAEARTAPEQVQSSFPAPANIPVMQSLQQLTYRGPQDLSGNYRCPFCHTNFLPVMERRVSTAGWITFGLLMLFTVVFFWIGLLLKENVAICPICKRQVA; from the coding sequence ATGACCCAATGCACCAATTGCGGGCAAGCGAATTCGGATAACAGCCACTTCTGCCGGTTCTGCGGTCAGCGTTTTGCAGAGCGCCGACAGGAAAGCTACGACTTTAAGCCGCCGAGGCCGTACGCCTGGAAAACCGACGAATATCAAACGCTTGCAGAGGCACGCACGGCGCCGGAACAAGTACAGAGTTCATTTCCGGCCCCGGCGAACATACCAGTTATGCAATCGTTGCAGCAGCTGACCTACCGCGGACCGCAAGACCTCTCGGGCAATTACCGTTGTCCGTTCTGCCACACAAACTTCCTGCCCGTGATGGAACGGCGCGTTTCAACCGCCGGCTGGATAACCTTTGGCCTGCTCATGCTGTTTACGGTCGTTTTCTTTTGGATCGGTCTACTTCTGAAGGAGAACGTGGCGATCTGCCCGATCTGTAAACGTCAGGTCGCCTGA
- a CDS encoding Gfo/Idh/MocA family oxidoreductase, whose amino-acid sequence MDKVKIGIVGTGYIGNVHGRIYSRDERTEIAALYDIVPERAVRTAKSIGGKVCSSRDELMENCDAVLVCSPNKTHKEIALHAIAEGKHVFCEKPFAIGIEDAAELRDAANAGRGVFQVGHNRRFAPVYATLRELLENDKAHSAHIKMNRGELKNPVWTGDVNVTGGFLYETTIHLFDMMRFQFGEIEELVAYGSQHEYPELDEFSIIFKFKSGFHCTFASSSDASWHFPFERIEVFCHHRTIMTEEMERLLDSRGMDANFETLSFHMTEKEERWGYVQEDRAFIDSILNGTKPLVTADDGFKSVELVESVYAAISSGDRVRF is encoded by the coding sequence ATGGACAAGGTCAAAATAGGCATCGTTGGCACAGGTTATATAGGAAACGTTCACGGCCGGATATATTCGCGTGACGAGCGTACAGAGATCGCAGCGCTATACGACATCGTCCCCGAGCGGGCAGTGCGGACCGCAAAGAGCATCGGCGGCAAGGTTTGTTCATCGCGGGACGAATTGATGGAGAACTGTGATGCTGTGCTCGTCTGTTCGCCAAATAAGACACACAAGGAGATCGCCCTGCACGCGATCGCCGAAGGCAAGCATGTTTTCTGTGAAAAGCCTTTCGCGATCGGTATAGAAGATGCCGCAGAATTACGCGATGCGGCAAACGCGGGAAGGGGCGTGTTTCAGGTCGGGCATAATCGTCGCTTTGCACCTGTTTACGCGACGCTGAGGGAACTTCTAGAGAACGACAAAGCCCATTCAGCCCACATCAAGATGAACCGCGGTGAATTGAAAAACCCGGTCTGGACCGGCGATGTCAACGTTACCGGCGGGTTTCTTTATGAGACCACCATCCACCTTTTTGATATGATGCGGTTTCAGTTCGGTGAGATCGAAGAGTTGGTCGCGTACGGCTCACAGCACGAATACCCGGAACTCGATGAGTTTTCGATCATTTTTAAGTTCAAGAGCGGCTTTCATTGCACGTTTGCCTCTTCGTCGGACGCAAGCTGGCATTTTCCCTTTGAACGCATCGAGGTCTTCTGTCATCACCGCACGATCATGACCGAAGAGATGGAACGCTTGCTCGATTCCCGCGGAATGGACGCAAACTTTGAAACGCTCTCATTTCACATGACCGAAAAAGAAGAGCGTTGGGGCTACGTTCAGGAGGACCGTGCGTTCATCGATTCGATCTTGAACGGAACAAAGCCGCTCGTAACGGCTGATGATGGTTTCAAGTCGGTCGAGCTTGTCGAATCGGTTTATGCCGCGATAAGCTCTGGCGATCGAGTAAGATTCTGA
- a CDS encoding sugar phosphate isomerase/epimerase: MQLAINGATTMTADLETDIRSAAAAGFELVEFRSNKLYDYLATRSVDELKALLAETGIGVLSINTLEHITWRSDEDYAAIKEECEKLSAISAAIGCPYVLSVPGALRQGPKTEEETITESVRVLNELADIAEPHGIKLGFEFLGEAGNSVTTLDLGSKIVDLVGRESVGNVIDTYHFYAGSSSWEALESLDPKKLFIFHINGAEDLPKDQLNDSKRLYPGEGVLPIARMKETLDTIGYDGPASVEIFRPEYWERDPFVVAAEAKQAAEKALGLGQYAAGGSW, translated from the coding sequence ATGCAATTAGCGATCAATGGAGCGACGACAATGACCGCCGATCTTGAAACCGACATTCGTTCGGCCGCGGCGGCTGGATTTGAATTAGTAGAATTCAGATCGAACAAACTTTATGATTATCTGGCAACGCGTTCGGTCGATGAACTGAAAGCACTACTCGCCGAAACGGGGATCGGTGTCTTGTCGATAAACACGCTCGAGCACATAACGTGGCGTTCGGATGAGGATTACGCCGCGATCAAGGAAGAATGTGAAAAGCTTTCGGCCATCTCAGCGGCGATCGGATGCCCGTATGTGCTTTCGGTTCCCGGAGCTTTGCGGCAAGGCCCGAAGACCGAAGAAGAGACGATCACGGAATCTGTCCGCGTTCTTAATGAGCTTGCAGACATCGCCGAACCGCACGGCATAAAGCTCGGTTTCGAGTTTCTCGGCGAGGCAGGGAACTCGGTGACGACGCTCGACCTTGGCAGCAAGATCGTTGACCTCGTCGGCCGCGAGAGCGTCGGGAACGTTATCGATACATATCATTTTTACGCGGGAAGCTCGTCGTGGGAAGCTCTTGAATCTCTTGATCCGAAGAAGCTATTCATCTTCCACATAAACGGTGCCGAAGATCTGCCAAAAGATCAATTGAACGATTCAAAGCGGCTTTATCCCGGCGAAGGCGTGTTGCCGATCGCGAGGATGAAGGAAACGCTTGACACGATCGGCTATGATGGCCCGGCGAGCGTCGAGATATTTCGTCCGGAATATTGGGAACGTGATCCGTTCGTTGTGGCAGCCGAAGCGAAGCAGGCAGCGGAAAAGGCTCTCGGATTGGGTCAGTATGCCGCGGGCGGAAGCTGGTAG
- a CDS encoding tetratricopeptide repeat protein: MKNLVLISVIVGISASLVNSQSSDAALRRAIESDNAARVGSQGKLPTLPVAEHLARAETYMANRMFPQAREHWAKVMEAYPDDIGIPKALFGTARSYMWEREYLKAVEWFDRLTKDHLDTKDGREGLAFKGASYVRAGRNLEAAQVYEQYVAMFPEGEKIESAHLNIIDAYREAGEYAKATDWVNKTVLAFTGKPTEANALQAKARMEIHRGQWAEAIAAADSLLSLSSFRGSMTSAEEARYLKALALEKSGKRSEANAAYASIPNTLTSYYGGIAAEKLAGGKVEKIADVTPRLYADYPVMFGPQVLRHSAKQNIDPRFVLAIMKQESSFKANAKSPAGARGARPTRL; this comes from the coding sequence ATGAAGAATCTAGTTCTCATATCTGTAATCGTTGGCATTTCGGCTTCCCTCGTCAACTCGCAGTCGTCAGATGCAGCGCTTCGTCGAGCGATCGAATCTGACAATGCAGCTCGGGTCGGATCACAGGGCAAGCTGCCGACATTGCCTGTTGCCGAACACCTTGCTCGAGCCGAGACCTACATGGCCAACCGAATGTTTCCTCAGGCCCGCGAACATTGGGCAAAGGTGATGGAAGCATATCCCGATGACATCGGAATTCCGAAGGCACTTTTCGGAACCGCGCGCTCCTACATGTGGGAACGCGAGTATCTGAAGGCGGTCGAGTGGTTCGATCGTCTGACAAAAGATCACCTTGACACGAAAGATGGCCGTGAGGGGCTCGCGTTCAAGGGTGCGAGCTACGTTCGTGCAGGCCGTAATCTGGAAGCTGCGCAGGTCTACGAACAGTACGTCGCGATGTTTCCGGAGGGCGAAAAGATCGAATCGGCTCATCTGAATATCATCGACGCATATCGCGAAGCCGGTGAATACGCAAAAGCGACCGATTGGGTGAACAAGACCGTTCTCGCCTTTACAGGAAAGCCGACCGAGGCCAATGCGTTGCAGGCTAAGGCCCGAATGGAGATCCATCGAGGCCAATGGGCCGAGGCGATCGCAGCGGCCGATTCTCTTCTTTCTCTTTCGTCCTTTCGCGGTTCGATGACGTCAGCCGAAGAGGCTCGATATCTAAAAGCGCTTGCCTTGGAAAAATCTGGCAAAAGGTCCGAAGCAAATGCGGCTTATGCATCGATCCCGAATACGCTCACCTCATATTATGGCGGCATTGCGGCCGAAAAGCTCGCCGGCGGCAAGGTCGAAAAGATAGCCGATGTTACGCCGCGTTTATACGCCGATTATCCCGTGATGTTCGGCCCCCAAGTACTCAGGCACTCGGCAAAACAAAATATCGATCCCCGGTTCGTACTCGCTATTATGAAGCAGGAAAGCTCGTTCAAAGCGAACGCTAAGTCTCCTGCAGGAGCTCGCGGGGCTCGTCCAACTCGTCTTTGA
- a CDS encoding transglycosylase SLT domain-containing protein, with product MQELAGLVQLVFDTAIKYKDEARYPNLKPDDLYDPETNLAIGSIYIRELKNEFGGMYEVIAASYNAGEDNALRWLARTKPRESGVFASEVGFAETKNYVFKVMNNYRVYRELYDEKLNRR from the coding sequence CTGCAGGAGCTCGCGGGGCTCGTCCAACTCGTCTTTGATACGGCGATAAAGTACAAAGATGAGGCTCGTTACCCCAACCTCAAACCGGACGACCTGTATGACCCGGAGACAAATCTTGCGATCGGATCGATCTATATACGCGAATTGAAGAACGAGTTCGGCGGTATGTATGAAGTGATCGCCGCAAGCTACAATGCCGGTGAAGACAATGCTCTTAGGTGGCTAGCGCGTACCAAACCACGTGAATCGGGGGTATTTGCATCGGAGGTCGGATTTGCCGAAACCAAGAACTATGTATTCAAGGTGATGAACAACTACCGCGTCTATCGAGAGCTTTATGACGAAAAGCTCAACCGGCGATAG
- a CDS encoding threonine ammonia-lyase, which produces MTVSITDIISARKRIGEVVHTTPIIKDEKLTNSIGSRIYLKAENLQRAGSFKIRGAFNKISQLSDEEKSRGVITASAGNHAQGVALAAKLNGIKATIVLPEFAPLTKIVATKALGAEVIMQGVTFDEAVDHSRSLQQEHGFTYVHAFDDDKIIAGQGTIGLEIAESRGDVTVVVVPIGGGGIISGIAIAVKELIPNVRVIGVQAANVAPVKASLAAGKPVEIDYKPTIADGIAIKRPAERTLAIIKDKVDELVEVSEEEISDAIFHLAQNAHLVVEGAGAAGVAALIAGKVKLKPEDRVCAVLCGGNIDGNLLARIIEQVLVRNGRYIILKVLVPDRPGSLAGMLRIVAENHANVIEVYHQRAIWLAPLGSVGIETILEVRDEEHGQQLQERLKAAGYYVERGGEAWD; this is translated from the coding sequence ATGACGGTTAGCATCACAGACATTATTTCCGCCCGAAAAAGGATCGGCGAGGTCGTACACACAACACCGATCATCAAGGACGAAAAGCTGACGAATTCGATCGGTTCGAGGATCTATTTGAAGGCCGAAAACCTCCAGCGGGCCGGTTCTTTCAAGATCCGCGGGGCGTTTAACAAGATCTCGCAGTTATCGGATGAAGAGAAGTCGCGAGGGGTTATAACGGCCTCCGCCGGGAACCATGCGCAGGGCGTTGCGCTTGCGGCAAAGCTCAACGGCATCAAAGCGACCATCGTTCTGCCTGAATTTGCGCCGCTGACAAAGATCGTTGCCACCAAGGCACTCGGTGCCGAAGTGATAATGCAGGGCGTCACTTTCGACGAAGCGGTCGATCACTCGCGTTCCCTACAGCAGGAACATGGATTCACTTATGTCCATGCGTTTGATGATGACAAAATAATTGCCGGCCAGGGCACTATCGGGCTTGAAATAGCCGAGTCTCGAGGCGATGTGACGGTCGTTGTCGTTCCGATCGGCGGGGGCGGGATAATTTCAGGTATTGCGATCGCCGTGAAGGAATTGATACCAAACGTCCGCGTGATAGGTGTCCAGGCGGCGAATGTTGCGCCTGTAAAGGCATCGCTGGCGGCGGGAAAACCGGTCGAGATCGATTACAAACCGACGATAGCTGACGGGATCGCGATAAAGCGTCCGGCTGAGCGTACTCTGGCCATCATCAAAGATAAGGTCGATGAGCTGGTCGAGGTCAGCGAAGAGGAAATATCGGACGCGATATTTCACCTTGCGCAGAACGCGCACCTGGTCGTCGAAGGCGCCGGAGCGGCCGGTGTCGCCGCCTTGATCGCCGGAAAGGTCAAGCTGAAACCTGAAGATCGAGTTTGCGCTGTGCTATGCGGCGGAAATATCGACGGCAATCTGCTTGCCCGCATCATCGAACAGGTGCTCGTACGCAACGGGCGTTATATCATTCTGAAAGTTTTAGTTCCGGACCGTCCGGGATCGCTTGCGGGAATGCTGCGTATCGTCGCTGAAAATCACGCGAACGTGATCGAGGTCTATCATCAGAGAGCTATCTGGCTGGCGCCGCTGGGAAGCGTAGGGATCGAAACGATCCTCGAGGTCCGGGATGAGGAACACGGCCAGCAACTGCAGGAGCGCCTGAAAGCCGCCGGATACTACGTCGAGCGGGGCGGCGAGGCATGGGATTGA
- a CDS encoding SPFH/Band 7/PHB domain protein, translating into MEIIGGLGAIFLLFLGIALLTIAWKTVKIVPQSSVLLIERLGKFHRVASSGLNIIVPFFESPRAVYWTNVRPGITSIDLREQYIDLPPQPVITRDNVTINVDSVVYWMITDPIKSVYEINDLVGSLVQLTITGMRSVMGEMDLDHTLSNRDAINSKLRLILDEATDKWGVKVTRVDVKNINPPEDVRITMEKQMTAERNRRALILQAEGDKQAAITRAEGEKQAAVTRSEGNKQSAILDAEGAAQARLTAANAEAQAIAQIAKAIGSAEQTAQYLITSRYVDSLRDMTRTQNSKVIFMPMETSTMLSSIGAIKEVLAETGEKKEELPAPPRSPRELNR; encoded by the coding sequence ATGGAGATAATTGGCGGACTTGGAGCAATTTTTCTGCTTTTCCTGGGAATCGCACTTCTGACCATTGCGTGGAAGACGGTCAAGATCGTGCCCCAGTCAAGTGTCTTGTTGATCGAACGGCTAGGAAAGTTTCACCGTGTGGCGTCGAGCGGCCTGAATATCATTGTCCCGTTCTTTGAATCGCCGCGAGCGGTGTATTGGACGAACGTAAGGCCCGGGATCACGTCCATCGACCTTCGTGAACAGTATATCGACCTTCCGCCGCAACCGGTCATTACACGCGACAATGTCACGATCAACGTAGACTCGGTCGTCTATTGGATGATCACGGACCCGATCAAATCGGTTTACGAGATCAACGATCTGGTCGGTAGTCTGGTTCAATTGACGATCACCGGCATGCGATCGGTAATGGGCGAAATGGACCTCGACCACACCCTTTCGAATCGCGACGCGATAAACTCGAAGCTTCGGTTGATCCTCGATGAAGCAACCGACAAATGGGGTGTAAAGGTGACCCGCGTCGACGTCAAGAACATCAATCCTCCCGAAGATGTCCGCATCACGATGGAGAAGCAGATGACGGCCGAACGAAATCGCCGCGCTTTGATCCTTCAGGCCGAGGGCGATAAGCAGGCCGCAATTACGCGTGCCGAAGGCGAAAAGCAGGCCGCAGTTACTCGTTCAGAGGGCAACAAACAGTCTGCGATCCTCGACGCTGAAGGTGCTGCTCAAGCACGCCTCACGGCAGCTAATGCCGAGGCACAGGCTATCGCCCAGATCGCCAAGGCGATCGGCAGCGCCGAGCAGACCGCGCAATACCTTATAACCTCACGATACGTCGATTCGCTGCGTGATATGACGCGAACACAGAATTCGAAAGTGATCTTTATGCCGATGGAAACGTCCACAATGCTCTCGAGTATCGGAGCGATCAAGGAAGTACTCGCCGAAACGGGCGAGAAAAAGGAAGAACTGCCAGCTCCGCCTCGCAGCCCGCGAGAACTTAATCGGTAG
- a CDS encoding glutathione peroxidase yields the protein MAVLVAAYSYGFIFNPSPAERVKESSMYEFTLKDIDGNDVKLDAYKGKVVMLVNTASRCGLTSQYEGLQGIFDKYKEKGFTVLGFPANNFLGQEPGTEKEIKEFCTLNYKVSFPMFSKISVKGSDQHPLYRFLTHKETNPGFDGDIAWNFEKFLADRDGKIIARFSPSTLPTDPEVVAKIESALAAK from the coding sequence ATGGCTGTCCTGGTTGCAGCCTATTCCTACGGCTTTATTTTCAACCCGTCTCCGGCCGAACGGGTCAAGGAAAGTTCGATGTACGAATTCACGTTGAAGGATATTGACGGAAATGACGTCAAGCTCGATGCATACAAAGGCAAAGTGGTGATGCTGGTAAATACCGCCAGCCGGTGCGGACTTACCTCGCAATACGAAGGGCTGCAAGGCATCTTCGATAAATACAAGGAGAAGGGCTTTACTGTCCTCGGCTTCCCTGCCAACAACTTTCTTGGTCAGGAGCCCGGGACCGAGAAGGAGATAAAGGAATTTTGCACCCTCAATTACAAGGTCAGCTTTCCAATGTTCAGCAAGATCTCGGTAAAGGGTTCGGATCAGCATCCACTCTACCGCTTTCTTACCCATAAGGAAACCAATCCCGGCTTTGACGGCGACATCGCATGGAACTTCGAGAAGTTTCTTGCAGATAGGGACGGCAAGATCATCGCTCGTTTCAGCCCGAGCACGCTGCCTACCGATCCGGAGGTGGTAGCGAAGATCGAGTCGGCACTCGCGGCCAAGTAG
- the mltG gene encoding endolytic transglycosylase MltG, with translation MKLIKIALFLIFLALATLAGFGYWLNATLKTPREHQRTGEFITIERGSTPAQIIAKLNGEGIVGEQMPLLLYLRLFGDASKLQAGEYTFPSPITPIDALKLLEKGSVKTTRLVIPEGFTRFDIAKRIEQQFPQEPPMTEDQILLLMADTSLIKDLAPEARNLEGYIYPATYELPPDATPADILRKGVEQFKKVWKPEWNERARQLGRTPHEIVTIASLIETESPVESERPVVASVIYNRLAKNIPLGIDQTAVYIAKMEKRWDGTIHKSDLESTSPYNTRKYGGIPPGPISSVSESAIQAALNPVQTDYIFYVLNVAKNDGSHHFYASAAEFERGKAEYQKWLAEQRRLKREGSAQ, from the coding sequence ATGAAGTTGATCAAGATCGCTCTTTTTTTGATATTTCTTGCCCTGGCCACACTTGCCGGTTTTGGATATTGGCTGAACGCGACGTTGAAAACACCCCGCGAACATCAGCGAACGGGCGAGTTCATCACCATCGAGCGTGGCTCGACACCCGCTCAGATCATCGCCAAGCTCAATGGCGAAGGTATCGTCGGCGAACAGATGCCGCTGTTGCTTTACCTCAGGTTGTTTGGCGATGCGTCCAAATTGCAGGCCGGCGAGTACACCTTCCCGTCACCGATCACGCCGATCGATGCGCTGAAACTGCTCGAAAAAGGTTCTGTAAAAACAACGCGGCTGGTAATCCCTGAGGGCTTTACTCGGTTCGACATTGCAAAGCGGATCGAGCAGCAATTCCCTCAGGAACCGCCGATGACCGAAGATCAGATACTCTTGCTGATGGCGGACACCTCGTTGATCAAAGATCTGGCCCCCGAAGCACGTAATCTCGAGGGATATATCTATCCCGCGACATACGAGCTGCCGCCCGACGCAACGCCGGCCGACATCCTCCGAAAGGGCGTCGAGCAATTCAAGAAAGTCTGGAAGCCTGAATGGAACGAACGGGCACGCCAGCTTGGCCGGACGCCCCACGAGATAGTCACGATCGCATCTCTGATCGAGACCGAGTCGCCGGTCGAGAGCGAACGTCCCGTAGTCGCTTCGGTCATCTACAATCGTCTTGCAAAGAACATCCCGCTCGGCATTGACCAAACGGCCGTTTATATCGCCAAGATGGAAAAGCGGTGGGACGGCACGATCCACAAAAGCGATCTCGAATCAACATCGCCCTACAACACGCGGAAATACGGCGGCATTCCTCCCGGCCCGATCTCTAGCGTCTCTGAGAGTGCGATACAGGCCGCGTTGAATCCGGTCCAAACGGATTACATCTTCTATGTCCTGAACGTTGCAAAGAATGACGGGTCGCACCACTTCTATGCCTCCGCCGCCGAATTCGAACGCGGCAAAGCTGAATATCAGAAGTGGCTGGCGGAGCAGCGCAGGTTGAAACGCGAGGGCTCGGCCCAATGA